The genome window GCCTATAACTAAATATTTTGCTCTGACAATATATCCCTCAATGGCGAGAAGCAGGTGGTAGCCCCCCAGGAACAGGTCTTTTCCTGGTGAAGAGCTCtttcaggggagtgggattgcctTGCTGGTTGTGAAATGTACCAACAAAGCCAGAACGTGCTTCAGCTTACCAAAGTGAGATGTCCCTGAGCAGCAGACAGCTTCTTGCTAGCTGCCTTTTTCGGACAAACCTGTTGGCTTTACTGAGTCGAACACGTATCTTAAGTTAGCAAGCGAGGCCGGAGGCAATGTAGCTTCACATCACATCCATGAACATCATTGTCTTTTAGGGAAACCCTCACCAGCTTGTAGTCAGTTCAGCATTACTACTCCTTGGGTCCCTCAACAGTGACACCAAATCATCTAGTTAGAACCTCAGGAACAGAATGGCcaaaattttaccggcacacccacccCGGATTCGGGATGGGCGAGGcgcgcagaacggaattctccgtcggactcgagtgggattttacgagcctcgcccgagtgaggtcataaaacACCAGCCAATATCTTTGTACATGTCCAATTGGAGGGATGGTTCACTGGCAAAACGGGGGTAAGCCAATAATGTAAAGGAATGAATGATGTGGGCCGGTCCCCCAAAATAAAATATGTTGATTCACTATCCTGTCCATTTGATGTGGACAAGGCTTTTCTTTTCCGGTCCATTCCCATTTTTTGCCACCTTAGTTTGAAATCGTTCTGCAAGTGAAATGAGGAAAATCCATGGATAGATTAGCAGTGTGGCACATCACCACCCTTCCTGTTGCACTTGAGATAGACGTGGCGTCTGAGAAAGTGGAGATTCCACACCAGGAACTGAAGGAGTGGCATGAGGACGCAGATGCTCATGATGATACAGCCCATGGCAGGCCCCGGTTTCTCCCCGTAGTTTAGCGACCTGTAGATGTACGGCTGTCCCTTGAGGTTGGTGCCCCCAGCACCCCAGTAGATGACGGTAAAGAGGATAAATGTCAGGCAATAGATCAAGGTGTAAACAAAGTGGGCGAGGTGTATGGGAGCCGCTGTCACAGTCAGCTCCACCAGTACAAGCACTGAGTTTATCGCATGCATATTGATGTTAATGGAGTCAAGTGGTCTCTCTGGAACATACTCTAAGCTCCAGAAGGCAGCTGTGACGAAAAGGGTGGTCACGCAGGTTAGGTTGTGCAGAATCCACTGTATGCAGACGGTGGGATATAATACAGTACAGGATGGATAGAATTCTGTCTGCAACGTCCGAGAAAGGGTCCCACCTTCAATCTCTGGAACtgcttagaacaaagaaaatacaaTGGCATTATTAAAAGTACATCCTGAGCTGCTGTTTCATATTTGCTAAGatataggaatcatagaaactttTCCAGTTTCAACTAGATGTCCCATTGGGACATCATCCCTGCATTTTTAACAGGGGTTAATGAGCTGTATGTAAATAAAGGGGAAATGAGGAAGGCTTGTGATCTCCAAAGAGAGGTAGAAAAAGAGACTGACAAAGAAAAagcaagagagaaagaggcagaggccCAGAgaaagtccaggattctctaaaggtaaacttgcaggttgagtccgtaattaagaaagcaaatgtaatgttgtcatttatctcaagaggcttggaatacaaaagcagggatgtacttctgaggctttataaagcactggttaggccccatttggagtactgtgagcaattttgggccccacacctcaggaaggacatactggcactggagcgggtccagcagaTATTcccacggatgatcccaggaatggtaggcctgacatacgatgaacgtctgaggatcgtgggattatattcattggagtttaggaggttgaggggagatctgatagaaacttacaagataatgaacggcttagataggatggacgtagggaagttgtttccattaacaggggagactaggacgcgggggcacagccttagaataaaagggagtcactttagaacagagatgaggagaaatttcttcagccagagagtggtgggtctgtggaattcattgccacagggggctgtggaggctgagacgttgagcgtcttcaagacagaaattgataaattcttgatttctcgaggaattaagggctatggggagagagcgggtaaatggagttgaaatcaaccatgattgaatggtggagtggactcgatgggccgaatggccttacttccgctcctatgtcttatggtcttatggtcttatggaaagagaaagacagacaggcaGAAATTAGATTTTGTGGTGTCCAATTAAGAGAGccagagaaagaaaaacagacagagagagaaagagaaacccagatagagagcgcgagagagcagACAGACAGAAATTAGTCTGTTAATTATTTCATTTCTTAAACATTATGAAGGTTTTCCAGGTGAGAGCAGTAACACTGAGGAAGACAAATTTACACCATGTTAAACTTTGCTCTGAAAAAAACAGGTTGTTTCCTCAAAATATTTACTTGCAGGAACTGATAAGCCTCACTGTTTCCAGTAGTATAATCTGACCATTATCCGGAGGACTAACTGGAACAGATGTGAGGTAGTGATACATAATGGAGGATGgcaatctgggtgggattgtactgCTCATTGGTCAGGCTCATTGGTGTTCATAATAGGTCAATTCATGTTCATATTCTTGCTGCTGATTGGTTAACCTGTCGAATGGACAATAGTGCTTTCCTTGAGTAAGAATAGCCAGATGTCTCTCTCTCGAGAAGGCTGCTATCTTGGTGGATGGTGTGGTGTTGGTGGACCTTCATGGCACCTCTGGCATGCATTGTATACCAATGTACGACGGATCAGATATCTTTGGAGTTGGACTATTGGATGTAGTGATTCTTAAGCTAAGCATGTTTGACAATGGCTGACTTGCCCCATTCACTGTGTTTGAAGAAGATTTGATGTTCTTTGAGTCCAGTGTGTAGGCTGCGGCCTGTATGTCCAATGTAGACAAGGCTGAAATAGCACG of Mustelus asterias chromosome 3, sMusAst1.hap1.1, whole genome shotgun sequence contains these proteins:
- the LOC144491714 gene encoding protein rolling stone isoform X2; protein product: MGASWIKHFKQEFTTEKRSPKARNPQIILRSQWRFHPAVWLFYRSFAAIYTLVWCISSGVQTSDPKWFIFLTHITYVFLTIYFVLALVNLICYMALGRKKSEQDISAASLEEISRCNPVPEIEGGTLSRTLQTEFYPSCTVLYPTVCIQWILHNLTCVTTLFVTAAFWSLEYVPERPLDSININMHAINSVLVLVELTVTAAPIHLAHFVYTLIYCLTFILFTVIYWGAGGTNLKGQPYIYRSLNYGEKPGPAMGCIIMSICVLMPLLQFLVWNLHFLRRHVYLKCNRKGGDVPHC
- the LOC144491714 gene encoding protein rolling stone isoform X1 produces the protein MGASWIKHFKQEFTTEKRSPKARNPQIILRSQWRFHPAVWLFYRSFAAIYTLVWCISSGVQTSDPKWFIFLTHITYVFLTIYFVLALVNLICYMALGRKKSEQDISAASLEEISRCNPAVPEIEGGTLSRTLQTEFYPSCTVLYPTVCIQWILHNLTCVTTLFVTAAFWSLEYVPERPLDSININMHAINSVLVLVELTVTAAPIHLAHFVYTLIYCLTFILFTVIYWGAGGTNLKGQPYIYRSLNYGEKPGPAMGCIIMSICVLMPLLQFLVWNLHFLRRHVYLKCNRKGGDVPHC